One Thermorudis peleae genomic window, GCTGGAAGCGCATCAACACGGAACTGCTCCAAGCTCGCGTTGCTGCTGCTGCAATCGTTGACGAAGCAATTGAGCGAGCAGTTGATGCCATCATTATGGCAACAACGAGCCGTTGGCATCTCGGTGTGCTAACCCAGGGTGAGACACTACCCTATGTCTTGACAAATGCTCCGTGTGACGTCATCGTCATTCGGGTGGCAGGAGAGGAAGAGGCACTTCCGTGAACATTGTGATCGTCGGCTGCGGTCGTGTTGGGGCTCGGTTAGCCATTGACTTGGTCAACGAAGGCCATCATGTCGCAATTGTTGACTTGAAGCAAACAGCGTTCCGTCGCTTGCCAGAACGCTTCCCTGGCCAACTCATCATCGGCACTGGGATTGATGAAGACGTGCTGCGCTCCGCCGGCATTGAATCAGCTGACGCCTTCATCGCCGTCACCGACAATGACAACACCAATATCATGGCCGCCCAGATTGCTCAGGTACTCTATCGGATTCCAACGGTGATTTTGCGCATTTACGACCCAGAACGAGCAGAGATCTATCGTGAATTAGGGCTCCACGTGATTTGCCCGACAACAGCAGTCGCAACCAAGATCGAGGATGCCATCCATCAAGCACAGCAAGCGACATCAGCGTCAACAACTGAGCAGCGGTAGGTGGGAGCGGTAGCATGTATATCTTAGTCGTCGGCGGTGGCAAAGTTGGCTATTACTTGACAAAGACGCTGGTCAATGAAGGATACGAGGTCTTTTTGATTGAAAAGAACCCGATTAAGGTCCACATCTACCGCGAACGGTTCGGTGCCATTGTGATGCAGGGCGATGGCGCGGAAGTAGCGACACTGGCTGCTGCTGGCGCTGGACGTGCGGATGTTGTCATTGCCGTTACTGGTGACGATGAGGACAACCTTGTTATTTGCCAAATCGCCCGCGAGCGATTTGGCGTGCGGCGGACCATCGCCCGCGTGAATAATCCAAAGAACGAAGAACTCTTCCGTCGCCTCGGGGTTGATGTCACCGTCAGCCAAACAAACGTGATTCTCAGCTTGATCGAGCAGCAGATTCCTGAGCGTCCGTTTGTTCATCTCATGGCTCTCCGCCATGCTGACCTTGCGATCGTTGAGATTAAGGTAGCCGAAGATTCTCCGGTGATTAACCAACCAATCTGGCAGATCCCATTTCCTCCCGAGGTCATTG contains:
- a CDS encoding potassium channel family protein yields the protein MNIVIVGCGRVGARLAIDLVNEGHHVAIVDLKQTAFRRLPERFPGQLIIGTGIDEDVLRSAGIESADAFIAVTDNDNTNIMAAQIAQVLYRIPTVILRIYDPERAEIYRELGLHVICPTTAVATKIEDAIHQAQQATSASTTEQR
- a CDS encoding universal stress protein, with the protein product MYRRVIVPVSGVPSDRRALDLAAAVCSQGGTELTLVYVLEVPQRYALDVELPDEIEHGAAILEAAAAYAQRLGRGRWKRINTELLQARVAAAAIVDEAIERAVDAIIMATTSRWHLGVLTQGETLPYVLTNAPCDVIVIRVAGEEEALP
- a CDS encoding potassium channel family protein, translating into MYILVVGGGKVGYYLTKTLVNEGYEVFLIEKNPIKVHIYRERFGAIVMQGDGAEVATLAAAGAGRADVVIAVTGDDEDNLVICQIARERFGVRRTIARVNNPKNEELFRRLGVDVTVSQTNVILSLIEQQIPERPFVHLMALRHADLAIVEIKVAEDSPVINQPIWQIPFPPEVIVTAILRRGEVIIPTGQTIVEPGDELIVVTKQQREAELRELLTHTTA